The proteins below are encoded in one region of Betaproteobacteria bacterium:
- a CDS encoding tetratricopeptide repeat protein, which translates to MTSISLLQPRFQQLKTLRALAIGLAIGFGAPAFADNLPEVQRLIKQGQYPQALEKVDAYLSNKPKDAQGRFLKGLIYTEMNKPADAIGVFTKLSEDYPELPEPYNNLAVLYAQQKQYDKARTALEMAIRTHPSYAIAYENLGDVYAKLASQAYDKALQLDNANSATQNKLALIRDLITTSGKGNVKPQATPVVAAAPIAPPPVAPAAAPVPTPPVVAKPAAPTAPATATIIASTPGAAAATTSTAVAPATKPAPAPTPAPTKAAAGSDEVIKAISAWADAWSRKDMRGYLNAYASSFDTPNGMSRKAWEKEREQRIAGKGGKISVTFDDPQVTINGDKATAKFRQHYKASSLSSSTTKTLVFVRSGSKWLIKEENAR; encoded by the coding sequence ATGACCTCTATTTCCCTGCTCCAGCCCCGTTTTCAGCAGCTCAAGACGCTGCGTGCACTGGCGATCGGCTTGGCCATCGGTTTTGGCGCCCCCGCTTTTGCCGACAACCTGCCGGAAGTACAACGTCTGATCAAGCAAGGGCAGTACCCGCAAGCACTGGAAAAAGTGGATGCCTATCTGAGCAACAAGCCCAAGGATGCCCAGGGTCGCTTTCTGAAGGGACTTATCTATACCGAGATGAACAAGCCGGCCGATGCCATTGGCGTGTTCACCAAGCTTTCGGAAGACTATCCGGAGCTGCCGGAGCCTTACAATAATCTGGCGGTGCTTTACGCCCAGCAAAAACAATACGACAAGGCTCGCACGGCGCTTGAAATGGCAATAAGGACTCATCCGTCATATGCCATTGCCTACGAAAACCTCGGCGATGTCTACGCCAAGCTGGCCAGCCAGGCCTACGACAAGGCGCTGCAACTGGATAACGCCAATTCGGCGACCCAGAACAAGCTGGCCCTGATCCGTGACCTGATCACCACGTCCGGCAAGGGCAATGTCAAGCCGCAAGCAACGCCTGTCGTGGCGGCCGCTCCCATTGCGCCTCCCCCGGTCGCACCAGCTGCCGCGCCCGTACCGACGCCCCCGGTTGTCGCAAAGCCAGCGGCGCCGACGGCGCCGGCAACCGCCACGATCATCGCCTCCACGCCGGGCGCAGCCGCAGCCACCACTTCGACGGCTGTAGCACCGGCAACCAAGCCGGCACCGGCACCAACGCCAGCTCCGACCAAGGCAGCCGCCGGCAGCGACGAAGTCATCAAGGCCATCTCGGCATGGGCTGATGCCTGGTCACGCAAAGACATGAGAGGCTATCTGAACGCCTACGCCAGCAGCTTCGACACGCCTAACGGCATGAGCCGCAAAGCTTGGGAAAAAGAACGCGAACAGCGTATTGCCGGCAAGGGTGGGAAGATCTCCGTCACCTTCGACGACCCACAAGTCACCATCAATGGCGACAAGGCGACAGCCAAGTTTCGCCAGCACTACAAGGCATCCAGCCTGAGCAGTTCCACCACGAAAACACTGGTCTTTGTACGCTCGGGTAGCAAATGGCTGATCAAGGAAGAAAACGCACGGTGA
- a CDS encoding L,D-transpeptidase family protein, translating to MALTRQTAEQNSTESAFSAVVSDSGPEETLARIFKEIEANRLNNALQLTESLLRQHPNYRLANLIKGDLLLARTQPIRSFGALNDAPADKVADLRAEAIARLNAYREKPPTNFVPRYLLQMQPDQHFAIVVDTKRSRLYLYENDKSNGGRPRFVADYYITQGKLGAEKVSEGDKKTPVGVYHVTANLPKQKLADLYGSGAFPLSYPNEWDKHQGRSGSGIWLHGTPSNTFARPPRASDGCVVLTNQDLDVVAKDLQVGLTPVIISPSVEWLSLDDWAKERGELNKTIETWRADWESRDTERYLKHYSKRFKSGNQSFDEFAAQKMQVNASKEWIKLKVDNLSVFRNPGKEEVVVVTFDQDYHSNNLDNQMKKRQYWLREDGQWKIIYEGSA from the coding sequence ATTGCGCTAACGCGGCAAACGGCTGAGCAGAACAGCACCGAATCTGCATTTTCGGCCGTTGTTTCGGACTCCGGTCCGGAAGAAACCCTGGCTAGAATTTTCAAGGAAATTGAAGCCAATCGCCTGAACAACGCGCTGCAGCTCACCGAATCACTGCTGCGCCAGCATCCGAATTACCGTCTGGCGAACCTGATCAAGGGTGACCTGCTGCTCGCCCGTACGCAACCGATTCGCTCCTTTGGCGCACTAAACGACGCACCCGCCGACAAGGTTGCCGACCTGCGCGCTGAAGCCATTGCCCGTCTCAATGCCTATCGCGAAAAGCCGCCGACCAATTTCGTGCCGCGCTATCTGCTGCAGATGCAGCCGGATCAGCATTTCGCCATCGTGGTCGACACTAAACGCTCACGGCTGTATCTGTATGAGAACGACAAGAGCAATGGCGGACGACCACGATTTGTTGCCGACTATTACATCACCCAGGGCAAGCTGGGTGCCGAAAAGGTCAGTGAAGGCGACAAGAAGACCCCGGTAGGGGTTTATCACGTTACCGCCAATCTTCCCAAGCAGAAGCTGGCCGACCTGTACGGCAGCGGCGCCTTCCCACTCAGTTATCCCAATGAGTGGGACAAGCATCAAGGTCGCAGTGGCAGCGGCATCTGGCTGCACGGCACGCCTTCCAACACCTTCGCCCGTCCGCCTCGCGCCTCTGACGGTTGTGTTGTGCTGACCAATCAGGATCTGGATGTAGTCGCCAAGGATTTGCAGGTGGGCCTGACCCCCGTGATCATCAGCCCCTCGGTCGAGTGGCTTTCACTGGATGACTGGGCCAAGGAACGCGGCGAACTGAACAAGACGATCGAAACCTGGCGTGCCGACTGGGAAAGCCGCGATACCGAGCGCTACCTGAAGCACTACTCGAAGCGCTTCAAATCCGGCAACCAGAGTTTTGACGAATTCGCCGCCCAGAAAATGCAGGTCAATGCCAGCAAGGAATGGATCAAGCTGAAGGTAGACAACCTGTCCGTCTTCCGCAATCCGGGCAAGGAAGAAGTCGTCGTCGTCACTTTTGACCAGGATTATCACAGCAATAATCTGGACAATCAGATGAAGAAGCGCCAGTACTGGCTGCGTGAAGATGGACAGTGGAAAATCATTTATGAAGGAAGTGCCTGA
- a CDS encoding peptidyl-prolyl cis-trans isomerase → MLKQVSALAAGLLASLAVWAAPTVEMTTNLGTFTLELFPEKAPKTVEMFLFNAKHGFYEATIFHRVIDGFMIQGGGFNRAMEEKKTLTPALQNEATNGLKNERGTVAMARTQDPHSARVQFFINLKDNDFLNHKTSGDPRGWGYAVFGKVTQGMDVVDKIAKVPTGNAGYYENVPTTPVVIQNVKIISEK, encoded by the coding sequence ATGTTGAAACAAGTTTCTGCACTCGCTGCCGGCCTGCTGGCCTCGCTGGCCGTGTGGGCAGCCCCGACCGTCGAGATGACGACCAACCTGGGAACATTCACGCTTGAGCTGTTTCCGGAAAAAGCGCCGAAGACCGTCGAAATGTTCCTGTTCAACGCCAAGCACGGTTTTTACGAAGCAACCATTTTCCATCGCGTCATCGACGGTTTCATGATTCAGGGCGGCGGTTTCAACCGGGCCATGGAAGAAAAGAAAACCTTGACCCCGGCGCTGCAGAACGAAGCCACCAACGGCCTGAAAAATGAGCGGGGCACCGTTGCCATGGCCCGTACACAGGACCCGCATTCAGCCCGCGTCCAGTTCTTCATCAACCTGAAGGACAACGACTTCCTGAATCACAAAACCTCCGGCGACCCGCGCGGCTGGGGCTATGCCGTCTTCGGCAAAGTTACCCAAGGCATGGATGTCGTCGACAAGATTGCCAAAGTGCCGACAGGCAACGCTGGCTATTACGAAAACGTTCCGACCACCCCAGTCGTCATCCAGAACGTCAAAATCATCTCCGAAAAATAA
- a CDS encoding peptidyl-prolyl cis-trans isomerase, with amino-acid sequence MIKLTTNHGVITLNLDAEKAPKTVANFISYVEAGHYNNTVFHRVIKNFMIQGGGMEPGMKQKECKAPIENEAGNGLKNKRGTVAMARTNDPHSATAQFFINTVDNDFLDFKAPSGQGWGYCVFGEVVDGLDVVDKIRAVKTGTKGFHQDVPAEDVIIEKAEIV; translated from the coding sequence ATGATCAAGCTCACCACCAATCACGGTGTCATTACCCTCAACCTCGACGCCGAGAAGGCCCCGAAGACGGTCGCCAACTTCATTTCCTATGTTGAAGCCGGTCACTACAACAACACCGTCTTTCACCGCGTCATCAAGAACTTCATGATCCAGGGCGGCGGCATGGAGCCGGGCATGAAGCAGAAGGAATGCAAGGCGCCGATTGAGAATGAGGCTGGCAATGGCCTGAAGAACAAGCGCGGCACCGTCGCCATGGCCCGCACCAACGATCCGCATTCAGCCACCGCACAGTTCTTCATCAACACCGTTGACAACGATTTCCTCGACTTCAAGGCGCCTTCGGGCCAAGGCTGGGGCTACTGCGTGTTCGGCGAAGTTGTCGATGGTCTTGATGTGGTCGACAAGATTCGCGCCGTCAAGACCGGCACCAAGGGTTTCCATCAGGACGTACCGGCTGAGGATGTGATCATCGAGAAGGCCG